In the genome of Centropristis striata isolate RG_2023a ecotype Rhode Island chromosome 6, C.striata_1.0, whole genome shotgun sequence, the window atgttattttctttcttttaaaactgtgccaaataaatcaaatcaatgaaTAGCCAGCTAGTGGTTTCGATCAGCAATAGGAGGCAACACTATGGTCACTCCAATCCAAATGTGGTGATTAAAGAACATGTATGTACCAGCTGTCTTGTGTATGTATGTTGCCAAGGAACGGGTATAAAAATGTATGGGAAATGCCCCCTTCCTTAATTCATACCCCCTACTTCCAGCACATTTGCTCAGACCAGATCCATATTCGAACtcaacctttattttttttctctgctacACACCTGTAAAGTTCATGACTGCATCTTTTGACAAAATCATTccacagacagaaaacactTGGCAAAGTATTCAAAACCGCTTCTGTGGTAGTATCCCGCTGAGGTTGGTGTCTCCAGGACCATATTTAAccatgaggacacacacacacacacacacacacacacacacacacacacacacacacacacacacacacacacacacacacacaaatcagtgTGATTAATGATTACACAAATCAGTTGATACAGTGAACCATGAGCTTTAGGGCCCCCTGGAAAGGATAGTAAGGACCCCAGAAAACTGCAAAACATTACTCTTGCTTACTCTCTAATGCCACAGTCTTAAGAAAgttatttgaaaaaagacattatAACCTAAATACTTTGATATAGGactaattatataaaaataggcATCCTCTGAAGTGACTCCAGCTGCAGACAGCACAGTATCTTCATAATGCAAAGACACCTTCTGATCACAGGAGGGAGGTAGAGGCTTGACAGTGGTGTTCCTTTTTATATTCATAGTATAAAAAAGTACACATTTtcaaaggtttttgttttttgctctaCTGATTACTCAGCACCCTGTGGGCCTGATGGAGTACACTTCTGAcatgttcatgttttgtgtaCGGAAGTGGTCAGCAGGTTGTAAGGTCAGAGGGTAAAGGCTACACTTCTTTCGATTGAGAATACACACAGCCATCTTGGATCTAACGTAGAGAAGGGAAATTGATGCGGTGAGGATATTTAACTTATTTTCTCGTCATATTTAATAGGTTTGGTTCACATTTAAGTCTTCGGTGTGTGCGGTTTACTTCGCCGTGTTCCTCGGTTTCTGTCCGGAGTGAATGTGTAACGTTAGCCTTTAGCTGTAGCAGAttgtcgctgctgctgctggctgcaaACGGAGCGTAAACTGAGCCGAGAAAACGGACAGCTGACTGTGGATATATGGAGGCAGAGGGGGCCCAAAATATTGCCTTATAGTGGCTGTTCGTTGGTAGCTAAGTCAGGGTGTTTTGGAGTTGAAAGGTGTCGGTGTGTTGTGGTACTAAACCTCTTATTGAGACAGCCCGCTAGACGTTATGCTATGTTAGCTAAGCTAACGCAGATTGATTACAagcctgctaacgttagcgaaCTACACTAGTTAGTGTTGGCTAACTTGCATGTTAGCATCGCTGCTGTTCATTTTCTCAACAGTGTCAAATTAGGTAATTATTCAGCATTTAAAATGTACTAATATCCACAGAAGTTTAATACGGAGAACATTCACAGTTAGGTCTGCTGTCAGCTGATTTAAGTAGGTaatggttaaaataaaaagttaattttgtTATAAAAGTTCAACATACTCTTTACTTATGCGTGTACGAGATAACAAAAGTCACTGAATGTTCAAAAGTATCTTAACAACCACAAGATGCAAAATATGTCATGGGGATTTACaaagaaataagaataaatgATGCATCCAGGATCTTCCATTTGATTCACAGGTGCACCCATAGAAAATCATGTCTTGTGTGTGAAAAGTTGATTAAATTTAAGGACTGTTTAGTGTCAGAGAAGTGCTGTGACAAACAGATTAAGGTTACAAATTATGTAAACTGTCAgttattgtaaaaataaataaataaaaggttgtACAACATTTAAGCAACTCCACGTGAAACTTCTATAATGATACTTTGGACATTTGCTTTTGAAGAGGAATCATTGTGTTTAGATTAGAAATGTGAACTTTACTGTGTATATTATATACAGTTCATCCTCTTGCCAGACTTATTTCCCTTTCACATCTCTAACAGCaactctgctctctctccagGTGACAAAAGGCATGTTTGGTGCTAGAAAGAAATTTGTAGAGTTCGAGGTAGTCGATAATGACTTCACCGATGAAGGCATGTACTACGGCCAGCCGTCGATGTTCCCACATCGGTCGGAGAAAGATGTGAGTTTTGTCCACATAATTGCACACTTCTGTCAAATCTTGAGTTAACTGCAGAGGAGACATTTTTTAGTTGTCTTACTCTCTCTAGTCCTCAAATGTTTTCCTTCAGATGCTGTCATCTCCCTCGCCGTCGTCGTCGGGTCAGCTATCGCAGCTTGGTGCAAGTTTGTACGGTCCACAAAGTaagtgttttaatattttctacAGTCACTTACTGAGCAGTTTTCACATTTGTAGCATGTTTGGAGTAAAAAGAAATCTTGCGTTTAAATTGTGTTAACATGAGTTCAGGCATCTAAGGGGATTTCTTGctaataaaaattgaatgtgGGACATTTTTGGATATTTATCTTCTTGGTTGTCTAACAGTGTTTGTTCTTCTCTCCGCtttcttttatgtctttctgCAGGTGCACTCGGCTTCTCGGTAAGGGGGATGGGGAACAGTACGCCTCAGTTAAATCGAAATCTAACACAAGGCACACAGCTACCAAGTCATATCCCCCCCACAACGGGGGTTCCCACCATGTCCCTCCATACTCCTCCATCACCAAGCAGGTGTGTATGAAAgttttcattattataattattttttttttgagtttgcaAGCTCAGTTTGGACGCACACCTGTGTGGTTTATAGAAATAAATCATACCTTGGAATAGAATGACAGTTGACATGACATGAGAAAAAATGTAACTCCACTAAATCTGACCTGGTGATGTTTTAACAGGGGGACATTGCCGATGAACACAAGGAACATGCTGAACCACTCTCAGGTCGGTCAAGGCATTGGGATGAGCGGCAGGACCAATAGTATGGGCAGTTCGGGGCTGGGCAGTCCCAACCGCAGCTCGCCAAGTATCATCTGTATGCCCAAACAGCAGCCAGCACGCCAGCCATTCACTATAAACAGGTAGACAGATCCTGCACAACCAACTTGACCCTGTAGAGATCTGCTGTTCTTTGTGTCCTCTACAATTCTGATATAgatgtttaattttattatttcaaggAATGTTGTGTTGGAAGCTGGCcttatcttttgttttgtttttcttctatcCATGCAGCATGTCAGGGTTTGGAATGAACCGCAATCAGGCTTTTGGGATGAACAACTCATTATCAAGCAACATCTTCAATGGCACAGGTTAGTGTGTTTTAACCCTGCTGGGTACACCGAGGGTTTGTAACTTTGGGGTTTTGTTTAAACAAACACTCCTTTGTTTATATTAATTGATAAAACATAAATTctgcagaaaacacagcaaGAATTATGTTTCATAGATACACTTTAGTTAAGACTGAGCTGTTGACACGACAAGATGACCTTGTTCCCTGTGACATGCTGTGAACAGTATGTTCTTGATGCACAGCTACTTTGAGATGCAGCAGCACGGTTTAATTTgttctgggtttttttattttttattatctgatgtttttttttatcattgggTATTTTGTGGTGAACATATCCGAAAGTAAAATTCATTTCTGAAAGAAATGTACCATTGTATCAAATTTATGTTTGACTGCCATAACAGATAGTGAGTACCTACTTAAGACAATAGCTGCTGTGTTTGGTCAGCTTTTACTTAGATGAGGGCTAGTTATTCATACATACAGAGTGCAATCAAATTACAGTACCAAGTTAATAATTGCCCCATTACTACACAGATACATTGAGTGAAAGGTGACATTACATATTACAAGTTCCTAACCTTCCTGTTACTACAGATGGGAGTGAAAATGTAACAGGACTGGATCTGTCAGACTTCCCTGCGTTAGCAGACAGGAGTCGGAGAGAAGGGACTGGAAACCCAACACCGGTGCTCAACCCACTGGCTGGACGGGCTCCTTATGGTAGGCCATTAGGCTGGAGAAGTGTCTTATTTTTACACACATTAAACTATAGGAAGTAGGTTCCCCTAGGAGAGGAAATGGATATTAGCTTCTTGATCGGGTTCATTATACAAGCTGAGGCTTTGTTTTAATACACATATAAGTTCACAGAAACCAGAATAGCTTATGATAGCCTTTTGTTGTGATTTATTGCTGATTACGCTTTGGGGAACTATAATCTCTACTTCACTGTGTTCATCATCATCAAGTTGGCATGGTGACGAAGCCATCAACTGAGCAGACACAGGATTTCTCCATCCATAACGAGGACTTCCCTGCACTGCCTGGCCCAAACTACAAGGACCCCACGTTGAACAACGATGACAGCAAAACTGTAAGTGTGAGCCACTTATGAGTCCACAACACAGTCTGGCAGgaagtctgtttttttgtgtgtgtgacaattttacacatcaaagggaatgttttattatgaatttaccggcttttatttttctgtgtttttaaacttgatttttcttgtttttagaacTTGAACTCCACAAGCAAGAGCACATCCAATGCAGATGGGCCGAAGTTCCCCGGAGACAAGACGGCCTCAGCACAGAACAACAACCAGAAGAAAGGGATCCAGGTGTTGCCCGATGGTGAGACCTCTCAGCCAATCGTATCGCTCCAATTCCACTGAGACATCCCTTCTTAATCGCACAACTTGGGTGAGGCAGTTGGGCTCTCTACCCTGCATTTGGGGTTAGATAATTATTGGACAGGCTGCAGTGAGGAAACCAAAAGATATTCAGTATGATACAGACCATCATCATCTTTCCATTAGTCTGTCTGTGACCATCACTTGTTAAAAACTAATTGGCTTGGTTTGCTCTCCAATGCGTGTGGGTTAGAAATATGGAGGTAATGTATTGACAGTAAGTATTAACTGTAGTTCACAGTCCAGTTTCAGCGGTGTGTTGAACTCTGAATTATTCGGCTGCTGCAGGTCGGGTGACGAACATTCCCTCAGGAATGGTGACAGACCAATTTGGCATGATTGGCCTGCTGACATTTATCCGGGCAGCAGAGACTGATCCGGGGATGGTCCATCTGGCGCTAGGAAGTGACCTCACAACACTGGGACTCAACTTAAACTCACCAGAGTAAGACAGCTGCTCTCCTCTAAATCCATTAACTTTTAGGGTTTCATTAGCCAGTAAGTATATGTCCAACAAATGACAATGGGATAGTAAATCAAGGGTCCAGTAATGAAACCAGTAAGTCATTTCAATGTTGTGACCTATAATACATGTTGCAGGTACAGGTGGTTACCATGGTTACAGTGACATTTGCCCAGCTTCCCTTTTCACAGATTAAATTCTGACTTTGGTCGGTACCAGGACCACttaacttcctttttttactGCCGTGCCATTTTTAATACTGTGCTGGACTCTTTGACCTATTTTCTTTCTTAATGAGGTGTAAAAAACATATCACACACATTATATCACGACAAATAAAACTTGAGACATCTTAAGCAGTataatcaaaatatttttaagccACAGATATCCGACttgaacattttacatttgtttcattttaaaaccataAACGGGTTCTTcccccaatattgtaattagCAGTCTAGCACATTTAAAGCATTATGAATGCATCATAAAGTAACCCTGATGCCATCAAGCCTGTGCCACACAGCTTGCGTGAGCATGGCGTGACGGCTTCGCCACCGTTGTGTTAATTGTCAGACTGTCTTTTTGATAGGTCCCCCTTAATTTTTTTGGGTTGCTTTGCAGTTGTTGCCAATGCTGAAATCAGACTTTCACCATCTGAAGGGATGTGCATGCTCATCTGCATTTGTAGAAAAGCTAAACTATCTCTTAAATAAACTATGATTGGCCAAAGTCTCCTGTCACAGGCTAGATATTCTAAAGCCTTAAAATAGTGTCAAGAAGACGTGCAGGAAtctagttttctctcagaccacTTGAATTACAATATGCCGAAAACTTGAAAGCTGCGTACCCTGCTGAAAAAACAGGCTTTTTAAAGGTACTTAAATATACATTGAGTTTAATGTCTTACTCAGAAACACCAGCTTACAAGGAGAAAGATAATCCACTAGAAACATTTCCCTCGTTTACTGTGTTTTCAATGTCATGGCATTAGCTTGGATagtgttgttattttgtatggATACTTTCTCTATTATTTTAACTGTACGAAAAAAATATTCGTATTTAATGTCAAAAGTGGCAAGAACTCACTGCAACTTTCTTCCCTGACAGAAACTTGTACCCCAAGTTCGCCTCTCCTTGGGCCTCATCACCATGTCGACCTCAAGACATTGGTAAGACATTAATGTGAATTATGTGGGaaattaagactttttaatctttaataaTTACCTTAATTTAATGATCATTTGGTGGTTCTGATTAGCTCTCAAGACTTGGCAGAGTCAGAGCCATTCAGAGCCATTTTTATGATGACAGACAGGTTGTTAGGAACCAGCTGAAGCCTCATCTAACTGCACACTTCCCTTGCTGGACAGtataataaagaaatgtatgaatATCGCATGTTTGATATAATTAGCTTTACGATGTACTGAAATCTTCTGTTAAATATTAGCGCTCATGTTGCACTCTGCTGCTTGATC includes:
- the cnot2 gene encoding CCR4-NOT transcription complex subunit 2 isoform X3 encodes the protein MFGARKKFVEFEVVDNDFTDEGMYYGQPSMFPHRSEKDSSNVFLQMLSSPSPSSSGQLSQLGASLYGPQSALGFSVRGMGNSTPQLNRNLTQGTQLPSHIPPTTGVPTMSLHTPPSPSRGTLPMNTRNMLNHSQVGQGIGMSGRTNSMGSSGLGSPNRSSPSIICMPKQQPARQPFTINSMSGFGMNRNQAFGMNNSLSSNIFNGTVGMVTKPSTEQTQDFSIHNEDFPALPGPNYKDPTLNNDDSKTNLNSTSKSTSNADGPKFPGDKTASAQNNNQKKGIQVLPDGRVTNIPSGMVTDQFGMIGLLTFIRAAETDPGMVHLALGSDLTTLGLNLNSPENLYPKFASPWASSPCRPQDIDFHVPSEYLTNIHIRDKLAAIKLARYGEDLLFYLYYMNGGDLLQLLAAVELFNRDWRYHKEERVWITRAPGMEPTLKTNTYERGTYYFFDCLNWRKVAKEFHLEYDKLEERPHVPTTFNYNPAQQAF
- the cnot2 gene encoding CCR4-NOT transcription complex subunit 2 isoform X2 translates to MFGARKKFVEFEVVDNDFTDEGMYYGQPSMFPHRSEKDMLSSPSPSSSGQLSQLGASLYGPQSALGFSVRGMGNSTPQLNRNLTQGTQLPSHIPPTTGVPTMSLHTPPSPSRGTLPMNTRNMLNHSQVGQGIGMSGRTNSMGSSGLGSPNRSSPSIICMPKQQPARQPFTINSMSGFGMNRNQAFGMNNSLSSNIFNGTDGSENVTGLDLSDFPALADRSRREGTGNPTPVLNPLAGRAPYVGMVTKPSTEQTQDFSIHNEDFPALPGPNYKDPTLNNDDSKTNLNSTSKSTSNADGPKFPGDKTASAQNNNQKKGIQVLPDGRVTNIPSGMVTDQFGMIGLLTFIRAAETDPGMVHLALGSDLTTLGLNLNSPENLYPKFASPWASSPCRPQDIDFHVPSEYLTNIHIRDKLAAIKLARYGEDLLFYLYYMNGGDLLQLLAAVELFNRDWRYHKEERVWITRAPGMEPTLKTNTYERGTYYFFDCLNWRKVAKEFHLEYDKLEERPHVPTTFNYNPAQQAF
- the cnot2 gene encoding CCR4-NOT transcription complex subunit 2 isoform X1; the encoded protein is MFGARKKFVEFEVVDNDFTDEGMYYGQPSMFPHRSEKDSSNVFLQMLSSPSPSSSGQLSQLGASLYGPQSALGFSVRGMGNSTPQLNRNLTQGTQLPSHIPPTTGVPTMSLHTPPSPSRGTLPMNTRNMLNHSQVGQGIGMSGRTNSMGSSGLGSPNRSSPSIICMPKQQPARQPFTINSMSGFGMNRNQAFGMNNSLSSNIFNGTDGSENVTGLDLSDFPALADRSRREGTGNPTPVLNPLAGRAPYVGMVTKPSTEQTQDFSIHNEDFPALPGPNYKDPTLNNDDSKTNLNSTSKSTSNADGPKFPGDKTASAQNNNQKKGIQVLPDGRVTNIPSGMVTDQFGMIGLLTFIRAAETDPGMVHLALGSDLTTLGLNLNSPENLYPKFASPWASSPCRPQDIDFHVPSEYLTNIHIRDKLAAIKLARYGEDLLFYLYYMNGGDLLQLLAAVELFNRDWRYHKEERVWITRAPGMEPTLKTNTYERGTYYFFDCLNWRKVAKEFHLEYDKLEERPHVPTTFNYNPAQQAF